Proteins from a genomic interval of Staphylococcus debuckii:
- the perR gene encoding peroxide-responsive transcriptional repressor PerR produces MSAEMESIEHQLEDSIASLRNAGIRITPQRQAILRFLISSDTHPTADEIYQALSPDFPNISVATIYNNLRVFKKTGIVNELTYGDASSRFDFNTHNHYHVICENCGKIVDFHYPQLHEVEHLAQHVTGFKISHHRMEIYGLCPECQEKEDQ; encoded by the coding sequence ATGAGTGCAGAAATGGAATCTATTGAACATCAATTAGAGGACTCGATTGCATCTTTAAGAAACGCCGGAATCAGAATTACACCGCAAAGACAAGCTATCTTAAGATTTTTGATTTCAAGTGATACTCATCCAACTGCAGATGAAATTTATCAGGCACTGTCACCAGATTTTCCAAACATAAGTGTTGCGACAATTTATAATAACTTGCGTGTGTTTAAGAAAACAGGTATTGTCAACGAACTGACATATGGAGATGCATCTAGTCGCTTTGATTTTAATACGCATAATCATTATCACGTAATTTGCGAAAACTGCGGAAAGATTGTGGACTTTCATTATCCGCAGCTTCATGAGGTAGAACATTTAGCTCAACATGTAACTGGTTTCAAAATTTCTCATCATAGAATGGAAATTTATGGACTATGTCCAGAATGCCAAGAAAAAGAAGATCAATAA
- the queG gene encoding tRNA epoxyqueuosine(34) reductase QueG, with product MDYKQLKKDIIEYAYQIGIDSIGFTTADPFDELKQKLVEYHAKGYASGFEESDIDLRVDPKLSMPTARSIIAIAVGYPNKLKGAPRSIRGERRGMFARASWGQDYHTIMRKRLDKLSEYIKERVPDVEMMSMVDTGVLSDRAVAERAGLGYTGRNGFVINPDLGTWTYLGEMLVSIPFEPDDPLLDSCGDCTICVDRCPTGALVGDGQLNSQKCISFLTQTKGYLPDEYRSKIGNRLYGCDTCQQVCPRNRGINTEHDDIVLEPEILKPRLIPLLQMSNKEFKNTYGHLAGAWRGKKPIQRNAIIALAHFKEEAAVPELKEVALNDARPMIRGTAYWAIGQIAGEAEREFIEAQLETEIEEVRAEMLKGLEKRN from the coding sequence TTGGACTATAAACAATTAAAAAAAGATATTATTGAATATGCCTATCAGATTGGAATTGACAGCATAGGATTCACAACAGCAGATCCATTTGATGAATTAAAGCAAAAGTTAGTAGAATATCACGCCAAAGGTTATGCTTCAGGGTTTGAGGAGTCTGATATTGATTTACGTGTAGACCCGAAATTATCTATGCCGACTGCACGTTCTATTATTGCAATTGCGGTAGGGTATCCAAACAAATTGAAAGGTGCTCCACGCAGTATCAGAGGAGAACGCAGAGGTATGTTTGCGAGAGCTTCTTGGGGTCAAGATTATCATACGATAATGCGTAAACGCTTGGATAAACTTTCTGAATATATAAAAGAACGGGTGCCAGACGTTGAAATGATGTCGATGGTAGATACAGGTGTTTTATCAGATAGAGCTGTAGCCGAAAGAGCTGGACTTGGCTACACAGGTCGAAACGGTTTCGTCATCAATCCTGACTTAGGAACATGGACATATTTAGGAGAAATGCTTGTCAGTATTCCTTTTGAACCGGATGACCCATTGCTAGACAGTTGCGGTGATTGCACCATTTGTGTCGACAGGTGTCCAACGGGAGCATTAGTAGGCGACGGACAACTTAACAGTCAGAAGTGTATCAGCTTTTTAACACAGACAAAGGGTTATCTTCCTGACGAGTATCGTTCCAAAATAGGAAATCGACTATACGGCTGTGATACTTGTCAGCAAGTATGTCCTAGAAATCGAGGTATCAACACAGAGCATGATGATATTGTATTGGAACCTGAAATTTTGAAACCACGATTGATCCCTCTATTGCAAATGAGTAATAAAGAATTTAAAAATACCTATGGTCATTTAGCAGGAGCTTGGCGTGGCAAAAAACCAATACAACGTAATGCAATTATTGCCTTAGCACATTTCAAAGAAGAAGCTGCAGTTCCAGAATTAAAAGAAGTAGCTTTGAACGATGCGAGACCAATGATAAGGGGAACAGCTTATTGGGCAATTGGACAAATTGCTGGCGAAGCAGAACGTGAATTCATAGAAGCACAGCTTGAAACAGAAATAGAAGAAGTACGAGCAGAAATGCTAAAAGGATTAGAAAAGAGGAATTAA
- a CDS encoding RluA family pseudouridine synthase, which produces MEFKVPEQYDDYSLREIFQDVKLPKKELHQLNMSKEIKINNNEAKLTDKVHKDDLVFIPTPEEKSNYLPSYRYAEVFYEDNDLAIIKKPKGVKTHPNDLKESNTLMNHVIYTLDSDYAEPIHRLDQETVGLLIVAKNPLMKKLLDRMLEENQISRIYKARVKSQLPLKPQTIDQPIGKDKFHANRRRVSPTGQRAITHILDSKMIKENECELDIKLDTGRTHQIRVHLAAIGHPVLGDPLYGDSKLRQLQLHSHQIEFTHPLTKEKISVSLDDK; this is translated from the coding sequence ATGGAATTCAAAGTACCTGAACAATATGATGATTATTCTTTAAGAGAAATTTTTCAAGATGTTAAATTACCGAAAAAAGAATTGCATCAACTGAATATGTCTAAAGAAATTAAAATTAATAATAACGAAGCTAAATTAACGGATAAAGTGCACAAAGATGATCTTGTTTTCATTCCGACTCCTGAGGAAAAAAGCAATTATTTGCCAAGTTACCGTTATGCTGAAGTGTTTTATGAAGATAATGATCTTGCAATTATTAAGAAACCTAAAGGTGTCAAAACCCATCCTAATGACTTAAAAGAAAGTAATACCTTGATGAATCATGTGATTTATACTCTCGACAGCGACTATGCTGAACCGATTCATCGTTTGGACCAAGAAACGGTCGGCTTGTTAATAGTTGCTAAAAATCCATTGATGAAAAAATTACTCGATCGGATGTTAGAAGAGAACCAAATTTCTAGAATTTACAAAGCACGTGTTAAAAGCCAATTGCCATTGAAGCCTCAAACAATTGACCAACCTATCGGCAAAGACAAATTTCACGCTAATCGCAGACGTGTTTCTCCAACTGGTCAACGCGCAATTACTCATATTTTAGATTCTAAAATGATAAAAGAGAATGAATGTGAGCTAGATATTAAACTTGATACAGGACGCACACATCAGATTCGTGTACACTTAGCAGCCATCGGTCACCCTGTATTAGGAGACCCGCTATATGGTGATTCTAAATTGAGACAATTACAATTGCATAGTCATCAAATTGAATTTACACATCCGCTTACCAAAGAAAAAATTTCAGTTTCTTTGGATGATAAGTAA
- a CDS encoding ABC transporter permease subunit (The N-terminal region of this protein, as described by TIGR01726, is a three transmembrane segment that identifies a subfamily of ABC transporter permease subunits, which specificities that include histidine, arginine, glutamine, glutamate, L-cystine (sic), the opines (in Agrobacterium) octopine and nopaline, etc.) codes for MGSRQVMYTLKIVMSLLLIFTIVFSTFEIKANAAEQDKNWDKIKERGVLRVGLSADYAPLEFESHKNGKREYAGIDIEIAKKIAKDNGLKLKIENMNFDSLLGALKTGKIDMIISGMTPTPERKKEVDFSDSYLKSSQTMVVKKTDIDKYKSLKDFANKRIGAQKQTTQEQLAKTEIENADVQSMTRLPEVILSLKSNKIDGAIIEGPVAEAYLKQNPELGFAKVKFSEPDKDTCIAVAKDSPVFLNHLNTSIKNIKEQGLIEKYKDTAAQAMDEDGNFFTKYNSFFITGIKNTILISIVGVVLGAFFGALLALMKLSSFKPLKWLATVYIEFIRGTPLLVQVFLVFFGTTAALGLNISAMICGMIAMVVNCAAYIAEIIRAGINAVDKGQTEASRSLGLSYGQTMKTIILPQAIKNILPALGNEFVTVIKESSIVSVIGVSEIMFNAQVVQGASFDPFTPLLVAAILYFILTFVLSRVMYFFEGRMKVSD; via the coding sequence ATGGGAAGTAGACAAGTAATGTACACATTGAAAATTGTAATGAGTTTGCTTTTAATATTTACAATTGTTTTTTCAACTTTTGAAATTAAAGCAAACGCTGCAGAGCAAGATAAGAATTGGGACAAAATTAAGGAAAGAGGGGTTTTAAGAGTAGGACTTTCTGCTGATTATGCACCATTAGAATTTGAAAGCCATAAGAATGGTAAACGTGAATATGCTGGTATTGATATAGAAATCGCTAAGAAAATCGCGAAAGATAACGGTTTGAAATTAAAAATTGAAAATATGAACTTTGACAGTTTGTTAGGTGCTTTAAAGACTGGGAAAATAGATATGATTATTTCAGGAATGACACCGACACCCGAACGTAAAAAAGAAGTGGATTTTTCTGATTCATATTTAAAATCTTCACAAACAATGGTCGTGAAAAAGACAGATATCGATAAGTACAAATCTTTAAAGGACTTTGCAAATAAACGAATCGGCGCTCAAAAACAAACAACGCAAGAACAGTTAGCTAAAACAGAAATTGAAAACGCTGATGTACAATCAATGACGCGTCTGCCAGAAGTCATATTATCACTGAAAAGTAATAAAATTGACGGGGCTATTATTGAAGGCCCAGTTGCTGAAGCTTATTTAAAGCAAAATCCTGAATTAGGATTTGCTAAAGTTAAGTTTTCAGAACCTGATAAAGATACTTGTATAGCTGTTGCAAAAGACTCACCAGTTTTTCTAAATCATTTGAATACTTCAATTAAGAATATTAAAGAACAAGGATTGATTGAAAAATATAAAGATACAGCGGCTCAAGCTATGGACGAGGATGGAAATTTCTTCACTAAATACAATTCTTTTTTTATAACTGGGATTAAAAACACAATATTAATTTCGATAGTGGGAGTAGTTTTAGGGGCATTCTTTGGCGCTTTATTAGCATTAATGAAATTAAGTTCATTTAAACCTTTAAAATGGTTAGCAACTGTTTATATTGAGTTTATCAGAGGTACACCATTGCTGGTACAAGTGTTCTTAGTCTTCTTCGGAACAACTGCAGCACTTGGATTAAATATATCTGCAATGATATGCGGGATGATTGCTATGGTCGTTAACTGTGCAGCTTATATTGCTGAGATAATTAGAGCTGGTATTAATGCTGTTGATAAAGGGCAAACCGAAGCGTCAAGAAGCTTAGGATTAAGTTATGGTCAAACTATGAAAACCATTATTTTGCCGCAAGCTATTAAGAACATCTTACCAGCTTTAGGTAATGAATTTGTAACTGTAATTAAAGAATCATCAATTGTATCTGTTATCGGTGTTAGTGAAATTATGTTTAATGCACAAGTGGTTCAAGGGGCATCTTTCGATCCATTTACACCTTTATTAGTTGCAGCAATCTTATACTTCATTTTGACATTTGTATTGTCTAGAGTGATGTATTTCTTTGAAGGGAGAATGAAAGTCAGTGATTAA
- a CDS encoding response regulator: MTYRVTLVDDHYIVRQGLEFLISTIDDLSVDGSFSNGNEFFDALDSAEQLPDVVLLDLVMPEMNGIEVTEKLKKEYPSIKILVLTSYADDEHVISAINKGADGYQMKDVEPDALIQSIHKVLQGSKMIHPEIQKVIDDVAKKPHYINKLSNRETEVLKEMAKGKTNKEIAETLFVSEKTVKTHVSHIFSKLQVTDRTQAAIYAMENKLI; encoded by the coding sequence ATGACGTATCGTGTCACTTTAGTAGATGATCATTATATTGTCCGGCAAGGACTAGAATTTTTAATCTCCACCATTGATGATTTATCTGTGGATGGAAGTTTTTCAAATGGAAATGAATTCTTTGATGCATTAGACTCTGCTGAACAGCTTCCTGATGTTGTTTTATTAGACTTGGTGATGCCGGAAATGAATGGAATCGAAGTCACTGAAAAATTAAAAAAAGAATATCCGTCTATTAAAATATTAGTTCTTACAAGCTATGCAGACGATGAACATGTCATCTCAGCAATTAATAAAGGGGCAGATGGTTATCAAATGAAGGATGTTGAACCTGATGCTCTTATTCAATCAATACATAAAGTATTGCAAGGATCTAAAATGATTCACCCGGAAATACAAAAAGTAATCGATGATGTGGCTAAAAAACCTCATTATATAAATAAACTTTCAAATCGAGAGACCGAAGTTTTAAAAGAAATGGCTAAAGGAAAGACGAATAAAGAAATTGCTGAAACGCTCTTTGTATCTGAAAAAACAGTAAAAACACATGTCAGCCATATCTTCTCAAAATTACAAGTTACAGATAGAACACAAGCAGCTATTTATGCAATGGAAAATAAATTAATTTAA
- a CDS encoding 6-phosphogluconolactonase — translation MAMNFKVFPTADTTARYAADIIRKQFNNNPTTIMGVHLADDHAPVLEDLKQNVLRHPVDFSQINIFDYDDNKSYYETLGVPATQIYELSYNDNPVEKIEEDIKSKENKAKFTMQVVSINTKGELDVSVKTGLMPAREIVLVVTGAEKAELVKKLYEENGNSSYVPSDLKAHRMVNVLLDEAAAEGLPEDVRQYFTERFA, via the coding sequence ATGGCAATGAACTTTAAAGTATTTCCAACAGCAGATACAACTGCACGTTATGCTGCAGATATAATTAGAAAGCAATTCAATAACAATCCTACTACTATTATGGGTGTACATTTAGCAGATGACCATGCACCTGTACTTGAAGATTTAAAACAAAATGTTTTACGTCATCCAGTAGATTTCAGTCAAATTAATATTTTTGATTATGATGACAACAAGTCATATTATGAAACTTTAGGTGTTCCTGCAACTCAAATTTATGAATTATCATATAATGATAATCCGGTTGAAAAAATTGAAGAAGATATTAAATCTAAAGAAAATAAAGCTAAATTCACTATGCAAGTGGTTTCTATCAATACCAAAGGCGAGTTAGATGTATCTGTTAAAACAGGGTTAATGCCTGCTAGAGAAATTGTACTTGTTGTGACAGGTGCTGAAAAGGCAGAACTTGTTAAAAAGTTATATGAAGAAAATGGCAACTCAAGCTATGTACCTTCAGACTTAAAAGCGCATCGTATGGTTAATGTACTATTAGATGAAGCGGCAGCAGAAGGTTTACCTGAAGATGTACGTCAATATTTCACTGAACGTTTCGCATAA
- the trmL gene encoding tRNA (uridine(34)/cytosine(34)/5-carboxymethylaminomethyluridine(34)-2'-O)-methyltransferase TrmL produces the protein MTNHVVLFQPEIPANTGNIARTCAGTDTHLHLIKPLGFSTDDKMLKRAGLDYWEHVNITYYENIEEFFEQTEGHYYLITKFGSTTFTDFDYSNPDEEHYFVFGRETTGLPDWVKEKYHDTALRIPMNEHIRSLNLSNTAAILVYEALRQQHYPDMQ, from the coding sequence ATGACAAATCATGTTGTATTATTTCAACCGGAAATTCCTGCAAATACAGGAAATATAGCGAGAACGTGTGCAGGAACGGATACACATCTGCACCTGATCAAGCCTCTAGGTTTCAGTACAGATGACAAAATGTTGAAACGCGCAGGTTTAGATTATTGGGAACATGTAAATATCACTTATTATGAAAATATTGAAGAATTTTTTGAACAGACTGAAGGTCATTATTATTTAATTACTAAATTCGGTTCAACTACATTCACAGATTTTGATTACTCAAATCCAGATGAGGAACATTATTTTGTCTTTGGCCGTGAAACAACTGGCTTACCTGATTGGGTAAAGGAAAAATATCACGATACTGCTTTAAGAATTCCAATGAATGAGCATATACGTTCATTAAATTTATCAAATACAGCAGCAATTTTAGTGTATGAAGCGTTAAGACAACAACATTATCCAGATATGCAATAA
- a CDS encoding amino acid ABC transporter ATP-binding protein: MINIKKLKKSYGTNEVLKGIDLEVDNGEVVAIIGPSGGGKSTLLRCINLLEQPDDGEIIFEGNNILNKDVKLNDLRQKMGMVFQNFNLFPHKTVIENVMLAPHLLKKDSTANLKKEALELLKKVGLEDKGDSYPSQLSGGQKQRVAIARALAMHPEVLLFDEPTSALDPEVVGDVLQVMKELAKEGMTMVVVTHEMGFAHDVSNKVVFMADGVVAESGSPSEIFEHPTHERTKQFLQRVLN; the protein is encoded by the coding sequence GTGATTAATATTAAGAAACTCAAAAAAAGTTATGGCACCAATGAAGTATTAAAAGGAATTGATTTAGAGGTCGACAATGGTGAGGTTGTGGCTATCATTGGACCTTCTGGAGGCGGTAAGAGTACATTATTAAGATGTATTAATTTGCTTGAACAACCAGACGATGGAGAGATTATCTTTGAAGGCAATAATATTTTGAATAAAGATGTTAAACTCAATGATTTACGTCAAAAAATGGGAATGGTATTTCAAAACTTTAATCTTTTTCCACATAAAACAGTGATAGAAAATGTGATGCTAGCTCCTCATTTATTAAAAAAGGACTCAACTGCAAATCTGAAAAAAGAAGCTTTAGAACTATTGAAGAAAGTAGGATTAGAAGATAAAGGAGACAGTTATCCATCGCAATTATCTGGCGGACAGAAACAAAGAGTAGCAATTGCCAGAGCTTTAGCGATGCATCCAGAGGTCTTGCTATTTGATGAACCTACTTCAGCGTTAGACCCAGAAGTGGTTGGCGATGTATTGCAAGTGATGAAAGAATTGGCTAAAGAGGGAATGACTATGGTAGTAGTCACCCATGAAATGGGATTTGCTCACGATGTCAGCAACAAAGTAGTGTTTATGGCAGATGGGGTAGTCGCAGAATCAGGATCGCCATCAGAGATTTTTGAACATCCAACACATGAAAGAACTAAGCAATTTTTGCAACGTGTGCTTAATTAA
- the fumC gene encoding class II fumarate hydratase, with protein sequence MSVRIEHDTFGEIEVPGDKFWGAQTERSKRNFPVGKERMPIEVVYGFAQLKRAAALANFDLGKLSEAKKDAIVFACDRVIKGELDEHFPLVVWQTGSGTQSNMNVNEVVSYVANDYLKKHGSDETVHPNDDVNKSQSSNDTFPTAMHVALYHEIESNLEPALKQLRDTFEKKEKDFHDIIKIGRTHLQDATPIRLGQEISGWRYMLDKCDELLKESKAHLLNLAIGGTAVGTGINAHPEFGDRVAEKIKENTGYPFVSSENKFHALTSHDEVVQLHGSLKALAADLMKIANDVRWLASGPRAGLAEISIPENEPGSSIMPGKVNPTQCEMLTMVAVQVMGNDTVVGIAASQGNFELNVFKPVILDNTLQSIYLLADGMRTFDQNCAQGIEPIEENIDQYLNRSLMLVTALNPHIGYEKAASIAKNAHKKGITLKQSAIDSGYLTEEQFDEWIKPENMVEPKE encoded by the coding sequence ATGTCAGTAAGAATTGAACATGATACTTTTGGAGAAATTGAAGTACCTGGAGATAAATTCTGGGGTGCACAAACAGAACGAAGCAAACGTAATTTCCCAGTAGGTAAAGAACGTATGCCTATTGAGGTTGTTTATGGATTTGCTCAATTAAAACGCGCAGCAGCTTTAGCCAATTTTGATTTAGGCAAACTTAGCGAAGCAAAAAAAGATGCGATTGTATTTGCATGTGACCGAGTAATTAAAGGGGAATTAGATGAACACTTCCCGTTAGTTGTATGGCAAACAGGAAGCGGTACACAAAGCAATATGAACGTGAATGAAGTTGTAAGCTACGTAGCGAATGACTATTTGAAAAAACATGGCAGTGACGAAACTGTACATCCAAATGATGATGTAAATAAATCTCAAAGTTCAAACGATACTTTCCCAACTGCGATGCACGTTGCTTTATATCATGAAATTGAATCAAATCTTGAACCAGCATTAAAGCAACTACGCGATACTTTTGAGAAAAAAGAAAAAGACTTCCACGATATCATCAAAATCGGACGTACTCACTTGCAAGATGCAACGCCAATTCGTTTAGGCCAAGAAATCAGCGGATGGCGCTATATGTTGGATAAATGTGATGAATTATTAAAAGAATCAAAAGCACATTTATTGAATTTGGCAATCGGCGGAACTGCAGTAGGAACTGGTATTAATGCACATCCTGAATTCGGTGATCGTGTTGCTGAAAAAATTAAAGAAAATACAGGTTATCCATTTGTATCTTCAGAAAACAAATTCCATGCATTAACTTCACATGATGAAGTCGTACAATTACATGGTTCATTAAAAGCACTTGCTGCTGACTTAATGAAAATTGCTAATGATGTACGTTGGTTAGCTTCTGGGCCACGTGCTGGTCTTGCAGAAATCAGTATTCCAGAAAACGAACCAGGTTCATCTATCATGCCAGGTAAAGTCAATCCTACACAATGTGAAATGTTGACAATGGTTGCTGTACAAGTGATGGGTAACGATACAGTTGTTGGCATCGCTGCTTCACAAGGTAATTTCGAATTGAATGTATTTAAACCAGTAATTTTAGACAATACATTACAATCTATTTATCTTTTAGCAGATGGAATGAGAACATTTGATCAAAACTGTGCACAAGGTATTGAACCAATTGAAGAAAATATCGATCAATACTTGAATCGTTCACTTATGTTAGTTACAGCTTTAAATCCGCATATCGGTTATGAAAAAGCGGCTTCAATTGCTAAAAATGCACATAAAAAAGGCATTACATTAAAACAATCTGCAATTGATTCTGGCTATTTAACAGAAGAACAATTTGACGAATGGATCAAACCAGAAAATATGGTTGAACCAAAAGAATAG
- a CDS encoding PTS transporter subunit IIC, whose product MAKSEMNVKVFFSNILNAVGAGVVIALLPNALLGELLKFFKDGNEYLETIYQIVITIQSFMAFIIGILAAHQFKFNGAGAAMIGTSAMIGSGAVVISKQGVALKGIGDIINIILVVMIACLLFLIFSGRLGSLEMILLPVIIPVVSGFIGLVTLPYISHITKAIGSLINSFTELNPLLMSILISITYSLLMVTPISLVAIATAIGLTGLGSGAANLGIVAACITFLWGSLRVNKLGVNLILIIGAAKMMIPVYFKHLIIAVPLAINGLITGIIAYLLKVQGTPMSAGFGYTGLVGPINAFARMEGDPTMNIILLAFGYFIIPFVLGFVVHQICKKVIPGYSDEIYKFELPKN is encoded by the coding sequence ATGGCTAAATCAGAAATGAATGTGAAAGTATTTTTTAGTAATATTTTAAATGCCGTTGGAGCGGGTGTGGTGATTGCATTACTGCCTAACGCTTTATTAGGTGAACTTTTGAAGTTTTTTAAAGATGGAAATGAATATTTAGAAACGATTTATCAAATTGTAATAACGATTCAATCATTTATGGCGTTTATAATTGGGATATTAGCTGCACATCAATTTAAATTTAATGGAGCTGGAGCAGCAATGATTGGGACTTCTGCTATGATTGGATCCGGTGCAGTAGTTATCAGCAAACAAGGAGTTGCGCTTAAAGGTATTGGAGATATTATTAACATCATTCTTGTAGTTATGATTGCTTGTCTATTGTTTTTAATTTTCTCTGGTAGATTAGGGTCACTTGAAATGATTTTACTACCAGTTATTATACCTGTAGTTTCTGGATTTATAGGATTAGTAACGTTACCTTATATTTCTCATATTACTAAAGCGATTGGTAGTTTAATTAATTCATTTACAGAATTAAATCCATTATTAATGAGTATTTTAATTTCAATTACATATTCATTATTGATGGTAACTCCAATTTCATTAGTGGCTATTGCAACGGCGATTGGATTGACTGGTCTTGGAAGTGGTGCAGCTAACTTAGGTATTGTTGCTGCCTGTATTACATTCTTATGGGGATCATTACGTGTTAACAAATTAGGAGTGAATCTCATATTAATAATTGGTGCTGCAAAAATGATGATACCTGTTTATTTCAAGCATTTGATTATTGCAGTACCATTAGCGATAAATGGTTTGATTACCGGTATTATTGCATACTTACTTAAAGTACAAGGAACGCCGATGTCTGCTGGATTTGGCTATACTGGTTTAGTAGGACCTATTAATGCATTTGCCAGAATGGAAGGCGACCCTACAATGAATATTATCTTGTTGGCGTTCGGTTACTTCATTATTCCATTTGTACTAGGCTTTGTAGTTCACCAAATTTGTAAAAAGGTAATTCCTGGCTATAGCGATGAAATTTATAAATTTGAATTACCTAAAAACTAG
- a CDS encoding GAF domain-containing sensor histidine kinase produces the protein MVQPTRLALLKEIAEYLNEETEIYAMMHGALKRLIEGSSFSTGWIFFINEDGIQEMVADYHLPPSLMKEDCKNMNEGTCWCVQAYNSERLTKASNIIHCSRISAANQKYHDESAGITHHATVPLRSGSEKFGLLNVATPHTVKYSEEDLELLESVAFQIGSTIKRIELTNQEKEAARLNERNRLARDLHDSVNQMLFSLKLTAHAAYGMTKEPVSKKAFQTIETTSQQAVNEMRALIWQLKPVGLEHGLVNAIKRYCELIGIEPEIQVEGLIDLSSSIEEHVYRIVQEAVNNIKKHTSTHQVHLSLTQTEHHFNVTIADEGKGFNSDLIGETSHGIHNMKQRIKQIHGQIEINSVINQGTSIQLQIPVTSRDKEHE, from the coding sequence ATGGTCCAACCTACACGCTTAGCTTTATTAAAAGAAATAGCTGAATATTTGAATGAAGAAACTGAAATCTATGCCATGATGCACGGTGCCTTAAAGCGTTTGATCGAAGGCAGTTCATTTTCTACAGGTTGGATTTTCTTTATTAATGAGGATGGCATTCAAGAAATGGTAGCAGATTATCATCTTCCGCCATCTTTGATGAAAGAAGATTGTAAGAATATGAACGAGGGGACTTGTTGGTGTGTGCAAGCCTATAATAGTGAGCGGTTGACCAAAGCTTCGAATATTATTCATTGTTCCAGAATCAGTGCGGCTAATCAAAAATATCATGACGAATCTGCAGGTATTACGCATCATGCAACGGTACCGCTTCGCTCAGGTTCTGAAAAGTTCGGTCTATTGAATGTAGCTACTCCGCACACAGTAAAATACTCAGAGGAAGATTTAGAGTTGCTAGAATCAGTAGCCTTTCAAATAGGTTCAACGATTAAGCGTATCGAGCTTACGAACCAAGAAAAAGAAGCAGCCAGACTTAATGAACGTAATCGCTTAGCACGCGACTTACATGATTCGGTCAACCAAATGCTTTTTTCATTAAAACTGACTGCTCATGCGGCATATGGTATGACTAAAGAACCAGTGTCTAAAAAAGCTTTTCAAACCATTGAAACGACCAGTCAGCAAGCGGTGAATGAAATGCGTGCCTTGATATGGCAATTAAAGCCTGTAGGTCTGGAACATGGACTTGTAAATGCCATTAAACGTTATTGTGAGTTGATTGGCATCGAACCTGAAATACAAGTAGAGGGTTTAATTGATTTGTCCAGCAGTATTGAAGAACATGTGTATAGAATTGTGCAAGAAGCGGTAAATAATATTAAAAAGCATACCAGCACCCACCAAGTTCATCTCAGCTTGACGCAAACAGAACATCATTTTAACGTAACCATTGCGGATGAAGGAAAAGGGTTTAACTCAGATTTAATCGGTGAAACTTCACATGGTATTCATAATATGAAGCAGCGTATTAAACAAATACATGGACAGATTGAAATAAATTCTGTAATCAATCAAGGTACAAGCATACAATTACAAATACCAGTTACCAGTAGAGATAAGGAGCATGAATGA